DNA sequence from the Candidatus Nanopelagicales bacterium genome:
GACGGCTTCACGCCTCGCCGCCGCCTTCAGTCGTGACACGGGTCGCGCGCGACCATCAGCGCCCACGCGATTCTCCGACTGGGGAATTTCCCCAGTCGGAGAAAGCTCCGCTCGAACCGCACTCGCCGTCTTGTGATCAACCCCGGTCTTCGCGGCGTGCTGCCGATCCGACAACGCAGGGTCCGCGATGAGCGACCGCTTCAACGACTCCCGCTTCTCCTCACGCGTCAACTGGCGACGCGCCTCATTCGACTCCCGAGCATGCGCGAGGGCGTCCGCATCGTCCGCCACCACAACCAGCCGCGTCACCGGCGGGAGCCCCAACTCGACACAAACACGCAAACGGTGATGCCCATCCAGCACACGGCCATGCTGATCAACATCAATCGGGAGTCGCTGCCCCCCCGCCTCGATCTTGCTCCGCAGCTCCGCGAACTCCTCCACCGTCAACGGCCGAAGCTCGTTGGCGAACGTCACCGCGTCCGCGATCGGCTGGGGCGTCTCGTCGGCGGTCACTGATCTCGGGGGCAGGTACATAGTCGTCACCGCGACACCTCGGCGTTCCCACTGCCACCATCGCGGAGATGGAACCGCGACTTGAGTTTGAGAAACACATCAGCGAGACACTGATGCGCACGCGACGCGAACCCCTGGACGATTGGCAGTCCGCCGTTGAGCAGATCCTCATCAACGTGGGGCACGCGGTTGACCGGCTTGAGAGGATCGACATCGCGTTGGCTGCCGTGATCGCGACAATCCCGGGCATCCCAGTCGATGTGGCACGGCTGTTCGAGGAGGGCGATCAGGTGTGAGAGGGCAGCGGTCGTGGTGTTCACGACGCGGCCTCGTCGGGTAGGAGGGTGGCGGTGGGGATGTTGAGCGCGGCCGCGAAGCGTGCTGCTGCGCGCTGGGCATTAGCGCATTCGCGGCAGGACCGATGCCCCGCCGCGTTCACCCGGGTGTTCTCCGGCGTGTAGTCATGCCCAGCGGGGCAACACCGGATCGCGCGCCTCGCATGCGCTGTGTTCTCCCCAGCCGTCAACAACTCCATGTGCTCGGTGTTCAAGCACCGCTTCTGGAAGCACTTGTGATTCACTGTCAACCCGTCGGGGATCGGCCCGTTCACGAATTCCCAGGCGCCGCGATGGGCGAGCATCGACTTGCCATGCCCGTTCGTCACGCTGCCGTAGCCGCGCGAGTTGACGGTGCCCATCCAGATCCAGCACTCGGAGTCGTTCACCTGGACGTATTTGGCGAGCCTCGCCGGAATCACGACGCGGCCTCGTCGGGTAGGAGGGACGCGCACCAGATGCGGATGGTTTCGTGGCTCATGTCGATCTGCCCGTTGGTGGCGGTGTAGAGGTCGCGGGCGATGGCCCGCCAGGGTGTGCCGCTGGTCCGTTTGGTTGATAGCCATTGGTCGAGTGGCGTG
Encoded proteins:
- a CDS encoding ParB N-terminal domain-containing protein — translated: MYLPPRSVTADETPQPIADAVTFANELRPLTVEEFAELRSKIEAGGQRLPIDVDQHGRVLDGHHRLRVCVELGLPPVTRLVVVADDADALAHARESNEARRQLTREEKRESLKRSLIADPALSDRQHAAKTGVDHKTASAVRAELSPTGEIPQSENRVGADGRARPVSRLKAAARREAV
- a CDS encoding HNH endonuclease signature motif containing protein, with the protein product MIPARLAKYVQVNDSECWIWMGTVNSRGYGSVTNGHGKSMLAHRGAWEFVNGPIPDGLTVNHKCFQKRCLNTEHMELLTAGENTAHARRAIRCCPAGHDYTPENTRVNAAGHRSCRECANAQRAAARFAAALNIPTATLLPDEAAS